One segment of Vibrio mimicus DNA contains the following:
- a CDS encoding phage tail protein yields MASKYFTFGDALMLNSAPEGAIEITEQQYNDALAAKMAGRQAFVREGVLVIFSGVMRTIWNCEDGSTQEIDEQELIPEGWTDKERKTAFDRWIDGEWVTDISAKYIAEFDQVDNLRRSLYFAMVDPLVSEANIKRLQGKEAEAIELERQAIAAREKIQLENPWPVNPEA; encoded by the coding sequence ATGGCGAGTAAATATTTCACATTTGGCGATGCGCTAATGCTAAACAGCGCTCCAGAGGGCGCAATCGAAATCACTGAACAGCAATACAACGATGCTCTTGCAGCAAAAATGGCAGGCCGACAAGCTTTTGTGCGTGAGGGTGTGCTAGTTATTTTCTCTGGCGTTATGCGCACAATCTGGAACTGTGAAGACGGTTCAACCCAAGAAATCGACGAGCAAGAGTTAATTCCAGAGGGTTGGACCGATAAAGAGCGAAAAACTGCTTTTGATCGCTGGATTGATGGCGAATGGGTAACGGACATCAGCGCAAAATACATCGCCGAATTCGACCAAGTCGATAACCTGCGCCGTAGTTTGTATTTCGCAATGGTTGACCCTCTGGTCTCAGAAGCCAACATCAAACGCCTACAGGGAAAAGAAGCTGAAGCCATTGAACTGGAACGCCAAGCCATTGCCGCCCGAGAAAAAATCCAACTTGAAAACCCGTGGCCTGTTAACCCAGAAGCCTAA
- a CDS encoding phage tail sheath C-terminal domain-containing protein, translated as MSLQFKHGIFGVTDNSGVRPMQMADTSFAVVVGTAPDADPATFPIGKQVLVAGNPHIIAKLDMVGEAKGTLPDALQAIYDQKRCAICIIRTQEGANEAETIANIIGGVDPATGAKSGLEAILDVQAVTGKRPRLLSVPGFLHNQSVLTKLLPIATRLRCKVFGDCPGTTYEEAVAYRQLWGDQRLELFWPRVKNAYGRLVPMSAYMLGLEIQKDQDPNDGYSASLSNRKINGTLGTEFPVDYADGDTNCMAHLLNENQITTVILDSGYRSWGNLSCSDDPKWQFNAHVRVNDMVLDMITSSLKWARDRKILATFVEDVTDSVQNGLDGETRAGHLYGAKAWADPDLNPPDSILAGKFYLDYDFTAPGIAQTITVTSHFINDYADVIFQ; from the coding sequence ATGTCATTACAATTTAAACATGGCATTTTTGGCGTTACAGACAACAGCGGCGTGCGGCCCATGCAAATGGCTGATACGTCATTCGCCGTTGTCGTAGGTACCGCTCCAGATGCCGACCCAGCCACCTTCCCAATTGGGAAACAAGTGCTCGTAGCAGGAAATCCTCACATCATTGCCAAGCTTGATATGGTCGGTGAGGCCAAAGGAACATTGCCCGATGCACTGCAGGCTATCTACGATCAAAAGCGCTGTGCCATTTGCATAATTCGTACTCAAGAAGGTGCGAATGAGGCAGAAACCATTGCCAATATCATTGGTGGTGTTGACCCAGCCACAGGTGCTAAATCCGGCCTTGAAGCTATTTTGGATGTGCAAGCGGTTACGGGTAAACGCCCTCGCTTACTTTCCGTGCCTGGTTTTTTGCATAACCAGTCTGTGCTGACTAAGCTATTGCCCATCGCCACTCGCTTACGCTGTAAAGTGTTTGGTGATTGCCCAGGGACAACTTATGAAGAAGCGGTCGCGTATCGACAACTCTGGGGGGATCAACGCCTCGAACTATTCTGGCCACGAGTAAAAAATGCTTACGGTCGCCTAGTACCGATGAGTGCGTATATGTTGGGCTTAGAAATTCAAAAAGACCAAGACCCTAACGACGGTTACAGCGCATCTTTATCAAACCGCAAAATCAACGGCACGTTGGGAACAGAGTTTCCAGTGGATTATGCGGATGGTGATACCAACTGTATGGCGCACCTACTCAACGAAAACCAAATCACCACAGTGATTCTGGATAGTGGCTACCGATCATGGGGGAACTTAAGCTGCAGTGATGACCCCAAATGGCAGTTCAATGCACATGTCCGCGTTAACGACATGGTTTTGGACATGATCACATCCAGCCTTAAATGGGCCCGAGACCGTAAAATTCTTGCCACCTTTGTTGAGGATGTCACCGACTCGGTACAAAACGGGCTTGATGGGGAAACCAGAGCCGGACATCTCTACGGTGCCAAAGCGTGGGCTGACCCTGATTTAAACCCGCCCGATTCCATTCTTGCTGGCAAGTTCTATCTGGATTACGACTTCACTGCACCTGGTATCGCCCAGACCATCACCGTGACCAGTCACTTCATCAACGATTACGCCGACGTAATCTTTCAGTAG
- a CDS encoding phage major tail tube protein → MERRPPKVLADYVWFQDGRGMIGLVPKVKLPPLNRVVEEYLAGGMVGAIKLDMGVIETEDLEVTIAEPNVTTIAMFGLTNGLEKPFVFRSALQGQSGVDSFIVKVNGRVIGLDMGDFERKKVAEMACKITWTTYTILHNGVELVHIDIMAGIERVGGVNLRADINKALGI, encoded by the coding sequence ATGGAACGTAGACCACCAAAAGTTCTCGCGGATTACGTCTGGTTTCAGGATGGCCGCGGCATGATTGGGCTAGTGCCCAAAGTGAAATTACCACCGCTCAACCGAGTGGTGGAGGAATACTTAGCCGGAGGTATGGTGGGAGCCATCAAACTCGATATGGGTGTCATTGAGACGGAAGATCTTGAAGTCACCATTGCCGAGCCAAATGTAACCACCATTGCCATGTTCGGTTTAACCAACGGATTGGAAAAGCCATTTGTTTTTCGTTCCGCGCTACAAGGCCAATCTGGTGTCGATAGCTTTATTGTGAAAGTGAATGGCCGAGTGATTGGCTTAGATATGGGTGATTTTGAGCGTAAGAAAGTGGCTGAAATGGCCTGCAAAATCACATGGACGACTTACACCATTCTGCATAACGGAGTGGAGTTGGTTCACATCGATATCATGGCTGGTATTGAACGTGTGGGCGGCGTCAACTTGCGCGCCGATATCAACAAAGCATTGGGTATTTAG
- a CDS encoding phage tail assembly protein: MYQPIDITLQVPCKLDSELKPKLTMRPPTTDDVLLAQKQSRLVVNGELVEDNGEHEAHLFANLTNTTRAFIGSMSQYDYLQLQKAYDCFLLPLPKYAAKCALLFPSSVAESHSESSEG; this comes from the coding sequence ATGTATCAACCTATCGATATTACATTACAGGTACCATGCAAGCTGGATAGCGAGTTGAAGCCAAAACTTACCATGCGACCGCCCACCACTGATGATGTTCTACTGGCACAAAAGCAATCTCGCCTCGTGGTAAATGGCGAATTGGTGGAAGACAACGGTGAGCATGAGGCGCATTTGTTTGCCAACTTGACCAATACCACCCGAGCGTTCATTGGCAGCATGTCTCAGTATGACTATTTGCAGCTGCAAAAGGCGTACGACTGTTTTTTGTTGCCACTCCCGAAGTATGCCGCCAAGTGTGCATTGCTATTTCCAAGTTCTGTGGCGGAGTCCCACTCGGAGAGCTCCGAGGGCTAA
- a CDS encoding phage tail tape measure protein, which produces MADNNVSVGIGVEARVDRSVTRAFDNLEQQNQRLGKSSQRLKNETQRLGRENQRTGRATSQVGQSLSNAGKRVRQYTQEIGAAIKKTDLMRRSVDKMGEGIDNLGNQWTALASGAAGAGSAVVVMGLEERYERLGIQAGKTKEEMTQLRAEMFATSQQSDIRVDQGEMLSAVEKIVEKTGDLKFAQENMANIGRVMQATGAAGDDVGTMFADMAEKFGLKNADEVLKAIDTLVVQGDQGAFTFQNLAAEGAAVSAAYAAMGRTGPKAVREMGALLQIARMGSGSAAEAASAMESVLADITSNYEDIEKLGIQVFDEEALARGEKKFRDIPSILKEIMQATNGDITEYSQLFGDEAMRLMKVLADAKNIGKLDDLLSVNGDGAAVLEKSARMAQTANAAMIKLKNTWLSFADKKLAEPIADLADAINSLEPETLEKALTGATALAGTLGAVWAGKKAYGMGKSVVDFVRGSKGKDGDMPNLPTGDVMKVYVTNMPADGFGGLGGEGDGKRRRKRGKARTRSMPGKSVSSMSRLGGLTRKLPYVGAALGAIDIGSTLLDDSMNSREKSTAIGGTVGNMGGALAGAAAGAAVGSVVPVIGTAIGGLAGAIIGGIGGESIGEWVGSWFGSTTPKPGDSVKKANASAPQMLQATNTAMQINASKPNQSAPTQINFNPVFHVQGSVNDEQINKLEKMVMRVAKQMEKLNNGGRNVSFAD; this is translated from the coding sequence ATGGCAGACAACAACGTATCTGTCGGGATTGGTGTAGAAGCTCGGGTAGACAGGTCTGTCACCCGGGCTTTTGACAATCTTGAGCAGCAAAATCAACGGCTCGGCAAAAGCTCGCAACGACTCAAGAATGAAACGCAAAGGCTTGGTCGTGAAAATCAACGTACTGGCCGAGCGACTAGCCAAGTGGGGCAAAGCTTATCCAATGCGGGTAAGCGAGTTCGTCAGTACACCCAAGAGATAGGCGCTGCGATCAAAAAGACCGATTTAATGCGCCGCAGTGTCGATAAAATGGGTGAAGGCATCGATAACTTGGGCAATCAATGGACGGCTTTAGCCTCTGGTGCGGCAGGTGCCGGCTCAGCTGTTGTGGTGATGGGGCTTGAGGAGCGGTACGAACGGCTAGGCATTCAGGCGGGTAAAACCAAAGAGGAAATGACACAGCTGCGAGCTGAAATGTTTGCCACTTCCCAGCAATCTGATATTCGGGTTGATCAAGGCGAAATGTTGTCAGCGGTTGAGAAGATTGTCGAGAAAACCGGTGATCTTAAATTCGCTCAGGAGAACATGGCCAATATCGGTCGGGTAATGCAGGCCACAGGTGCAGCGGGTGACGATGTTGGGACTATGTTTGCCGATATGGCAGAAAAATTTGGCTTAAAGAATGCAGATGAAGTGTTGAAGGCTATTGATACACTGGTTGTTCAAGGTGACCAAGGAGCGTTTACTTTCCAAAATTTAGCCGCGGAAGGTGCGGCAGTATCAGCAGCCTATGCTGCGATGGGGCGTACTGGGCCCAAAGCTGTCCGTGAAATGGGCGCACTGCTGCAGATAGCCCGAATGGGTTCAGGCTCTGCAGCAGAAGCGGCTAGCGCAATGGAATCTGTTCTAGCAGACATCACATCCAACTATGAAGACATTGAAAAGCTAGGTATTCAGGTTTTTGATGAAGAAGCGCTTGCTCGAGGAGAGAAGAAGTTCAGAGATATTCCGAGCATTCTTAAAGAGATCATGCAAGCCACTAACGGTGATATTACCGAATACAGTCAACTGTTTGGTGATGAAGCGATGCGCTTAATGAAGGTGCTAGCTGATGCGAAAAACATAGGCAAGCTGGATGATTTACTCTCTGTTAATGGCGATGGTGCAGCAGTGCTTGAAAAGTCGGCAAGAATGGCTCAAACCGCCAATGCAGCAATGATTAAGCTAAAAAATACATGGTTGAGCTTTGCGGACAAAAAATTGGCTGAACCTATCGCTGATTTAGCGGATGCCATTAACAGCCTTGAGCCCGAGACGCTAGAAAAAGCATTAACGGGAGCCACGGCATTAGCCGGTACATTGGGGGCGGTCTGGGCAGGTAAAAAAGCCTATGGCATGGGCAAAAGTGTGGTTGATTTTGTCCGCGGCTCTAAAGGGAAAGACGGTGACATGCCCAATTTACCGACTGGTGATGTGATGAAAGTGTACGTCACCAATATGCCAGCCGATGGATTCGGCGGCTTAGGCGGTGAGGGTGATGGAAAGCGCAGACGTAAGCGTGGGAAAGCCCGTACACGTTCAATGCCAGGCAAAAGCGTTTCATCGATGAGTAGGCTCGGCGGACTGACTCGCAAGCTGCCTTATGTTGGCGCGGCGCTCGGTGCTATTGATATTGGCTCGACATTACTTGATGACTCCATGAATAGCCGAGAAAAGTCTACCGCCATAGGTGGCACGGTAGGCAACATGGGCGGAGCATTGGCCGGAGCAGCGGCAGGTGCTGCGGTGGGTTCTGTTGTTCCTGTCATTGGAACGGCAATTGGTGGTTTAGCAGGAGCCATCATCGGGGGAATTGGTGGTGAAAGCATTGGTGAGTGGGTTGGAAGTTGGTTTGGCTCCACCACGCCCAAGCCTGGTGATAGCGTAAAAAAAGCCAATGCTAGCGCGCCACAAATGCTGCAGGCTACGAATACAGCCATGCAAATCAACGCCAGTAAACCGAACCAATCCGCACCGACACAAATTAACTTCAACCCTGTTTTCCACGTTCAAGGCAGCGTCAATGACGAGCAAATCAATAAGCTGGAAAAAATGGTGATGCGCGTTGCCAAGCAAATGGAGAAATTGAATAACGGAGGGCGCAATGTCAGCTTCGCAGATTAA
- a CDS encoding phage tail protein: MADVMMALGGYRFSIDTAALQNIQEVHAWRWSDHNLAGRKPRSQFIGADLSTLRFKGTIYPHFRGGLGQTDKMKAEGDKGKPLRMIDGLGKDLGLWTIRSLEVDKSQLFTKGVARKIEFNIELKEYPDKA, encoded by the coding sequence ATGGCGGATGTGATGATGGCATTGGGGGGTTATCGGTTCAGTATCGATACCGCCGCATTACAAAACATTCAGGAAGTTCATGCTTGGCGTTGGAGTGACCATAACCTTGCGGGGCGAAAACCCCGCTCTCAATTCATAGGCGCTGACCTTTCAACCCTTCGCTTTAAAGGTACCATCTATCCGCACTTTCGCGGCGGCTTGGGGCAAACCGATAAGATGAAAGCCGAAGGGGACAAAGGCAAGCCGCTACGCATGATTGATGGCTTGGGTAAAGATTTGGGGTTATGGACTATACGATCTCTTGAAGTTGATAAATCCCAGTTGTTTACCAAGGGCGTGGCTCGGAAAATCGAATTCAACATCGAGCTAAAAGAGTATCCTGATAAGGCTTGA
- a CDS encoding tail protein X: MTIYISKEGDQIDDIAYRYYNGMPGAYEAVLKANRGLSSRPHPLEAGVEIQLPPLEPPAETQEINLWD; the protein is encoded by the coding sequence ATGACCATTTACATCAGCAAAGAAGGCGATCAAATTGATGATATTGCCTACCGCTATTACAACGGTATGCCAGGTGCGTATGAGGCCGTATTAAAGGCAAACCGCGGCCTTTCCTCGCGGCCACACCCACTAGAAGCCGGAGTGGAAATACAACTTCCTCCACTTGAACCCCCTGCAGAAACGCAGGAGATCAACCTATGGGATTAA